A stretch of Acetobacteroides hydrogenigenes DNA encodes these proteins:
- a CDS encoding zinc ribbon domain-containing protein produces the protein MATEKSKAQDANELSVEERLRTLYELQVVDSEIDKIITLRGELPLEVQDLEDEIEGLDTRVRNLETEILNLESQIAKKKSDIETSKGLIAKYSEQQNNVRNNREFESLAKEIEFQTLEIELAEKRIREFTMQVKDKRRLIEDAKTHMQERAIDLENKRRELDEITSETQKEENDLRERSEQLQHLIEPRLLYAYKRIRSNARNGLAVATVKRDACGGCFNRIPPQRQLDIKLSKKVIVCEYCGRILVDTSLSGEEIE, from the coding sequence ATGGCAACAGAAAAAAGCAAAGCCCAAGATGCTAACGAGCTTTCGGTAGAGGAAAGACTCAGAACGCTTTATGAGCTTCAGGTTGTAGATTCTGAAATTGACAAAATCATAACACTTAGAGGCGAACTTCCTCTTGAAGTTCAAGACCTCGAAGATGAAATCGAAGGTTTAGATACTCGTGTTAGAAACCTCGAAACCGAAATTTTGAACCTTGAAAGTCAGATTGCCAAGAAAAAATCAGACATTGAAACCTCAAAAGGATTAATCGCAAAGTACAGCGAGCAGCAAAACAACGTTCGTAACAACCGCGAGTTCGAATCCTTAGCAAAGGAAATTGAATTTCAAACGCTCGAAATAGAGCTTGCCGAAAAGCGTATTCGTGAATTTACTATGCAGGTGAAGGATAAGCGTCGTCTTATTGAGGATGCCAAAACTCACATGCAGGAGCGCGCTATTGATTTGGAAAATAAGCGTCGCGAACTCGATGAAATTACATCTGAAACCCAAAAGGAGGAAAATGACCTTCGTGAGCGTTCGGAGCAGCTTCAGCATCTTATAGAGCCTCGTCTTCTTTACGCATACAAGCGTATTCGTTCGAATGCTCGTAACGGGTTGGCTGTTGCAACCGTTAAACGCGATGCTTGTGGTGGTTGCTTCAACCGTATTCCACCACAGCGCCAACTCGACATTAAGCTCAGCAAAAAGGTTATTGTTTGCGAGTACTGCGGGCGTATTCTTGTAGATACTTCCCTATCGGGCGAGGAAATCGAATAG
- the porV gene encoding type IX secretion system outer membrane channel protein PorV encodes MLRKFAVGVCVMGGILFTSSVFAQSDVIDQEFNPIRVAAPFLTITPDSRAAGYGDQGVASSPDNNSQYWNPAKYIFAEAKGGFSFTYTPWLKNIINGVSLSNIAGYYRIDESQSISASLRYFSLGEVEFTDNTNTLQKQFKPNEFAFDGAYSRRLNDMLSSAISFRYISSNLTGGYTQDAVETKKASSFAADISLYYSQALGRYNDGDVAFGLSISNIGSKVAYSNNENAKSFLPTTLRIGGRYTATASRIHRISGLVEVAKLLVPTPKYDEQGTNINGDKDVLGGIFSSFSDMPGGFSFSLGAEYSFNNLLSIRAGSFSESKSKGDRKFFTVGGGLKYNLFILDVSYLIPTSNNGTSNPLANTFRISIGTELGQDKYSRNSRSRGRVRGGRWHR; translated from the coding sequence ATGCTAAGGAAATTTGCTGTTGGAGTGTGTGTAATGGGGGGAATTTTATTTACAAGTTCGGTATTTGCTCAGTCGGATGTTATTGATCAAGAGTTCAATCCCATTAGGGTTGCCGCGCCATTTTTAACTATAACACCTGATTCTAGAGCAGCTGGATATGGGGATCAAGGCGTGGCTAGTAGCCCTGATAACAATTCACAATATTGGAATCCTGCAAAGTACATCTTTGCAGAAGCCAAGGGAGGGTTCTCCTTTACGTATACCCCATGGCTAAAAAACATCATTAATGGTGTTAGCTTAAGCAATATTGCGGGATACTACAGAATAGATGAGAGCCAATCTATAAGCGCATCTCTAAGGTACTTTTCTCTTGGAGAAGTTGAGTTTACAGACAACACAAATACCCTTCAAAAGCAGTTTAAGCCAAACGAATTTGCATTCGATGGTGCTTACTCTCGTCGACTAAACGATATGCTTTCATCTGCAATAAGCTTTAGATACATAAGTTCAAACCTCACGGGAGGCTATACTCAAGATGCCGTAGAAACTAAAAAGGCCAGTTCTTTTGCTGCTGACATTTCTCTTTACTACAGCCAAGCCCTTGGAAGGTATAACGATGGGGATGTAGCCTTTGGATTATCGATTTCGAATATAGGTTCAAAAGTGGCGTATAGCAACAACGAAAATGCAAAATCATTCCTGCCAACAACCTTACGAATAGGAGGTCGATACACAGCAACGGCAAGCCGAATACATAGAATATCAGGACTTGTTGAAGTCGCAAAACTTCTTGTCCCCACTCCTAAGTACGATGAACAAGGAACCAACATAAACGGAGATAAAGATGTGCTAGGAGGTATTTTCAGCTCATTCTCCGATATGCCCGGCGGTTTTTCCTTTTCGTTAGGCGCCGAATACTCCTTTAACAACCTCCTTAGCATAAGAGCCGGATCGTTCAGCGAATCAAAAAGCAAGGGAGATAGAAAGTTCTTCACTGTTGGAGGCGGATTGAAATACAACTTGTTTATACTGGACGTATCCTATTTAATACCTACATCTAATAATGGTACGAGCAATCCTCTTGCAAACACGTTTAGAATAAGTATAGGTACGGAGCTTGGTCAAGACAAGTACAGCAGAAATTCTCGCAGCAGAGGAAGAGTCAGAGGAGGCCGATGGCATAGGTAA
- the porV gene encoding type IX secretion system outer membrane channel protein PorV: MFRPFLLLGSLLVLSSNLFGQDSQINMGAPFLTITPDARSAGYGDQGVASSPDNSSQYWNPAKYSFSNSKYGGSYSFTPWLNNIADDINLHFLSGFYRFDDKQTVSASLRYFSLGNISFRDDFGNVTSDFKPNEFAIDLAYSRKLTESFSAAIAFRYLRSDLMGSNAIPDLNVETKAASAFAADIALYYQKRADKNEYALGVNISNIGPKISYSDVGEKSFIPTNLRIGARYTRTIGEKSKISGLLETSKLLVPSPNIENGIDKNADKGVIDGIFSSFGDAKGGFSEELKEFVYSIGAEYSYANIFALRTGYFHEAETKGNRKFYTFGVGINYKAFTVDASYLIPSSGGRNNPLDNTFRFSIGVQIPR, translated from the coding sequence ATGTTTCGGCCATTTCTTCTACTCGGTTCTTTACTAGTTCTCTCTTCGAACTTATTCGGGCAAGATAGTCAAATAAATATGGGTGCTCCTTTCCTAACAATCACCCCCGATGCCAGATCGGCTGGCTATGGAGATCAAGGTGTCGCATCAAGCCCCGACAATAGCTCACAATACTGGAATCCAGCAAAATATTCTTTTTCAAATAGTAAATATGGAGGATCGTATTCCTTTACTCCATGGCTGAATAATATTGCAGACGACATTAACCTACACTTTCTATCTGGGTTTTACAGGTTTGACGATAAGCAAACTGTTAGTGCTTCGTTACGATACTTTTCGTTAGGCAACATTTCCTTTAGGGATGATTTCGGCAACGTAACCTCCGACTTTAAGCCTAATGAGTTTGCTATAGACTTAGCCTATTCAAGAAAACTGACAGAATCTTTTTCTGCAGCGATAGCATTCCGCTACTTACGCTCAGATCTGATGGGAAGCAACGCCATCCCCGATCTAAACGTAGAAACCAAAGCAGCATCAGCATTTGCGGCAGACATTGCCCTCTACTATCAAAAAAGGGCTGATAAAAATGAATATGCTCTTGGAGTTAACATCTCGAATATTGGCCCCAAAATTTCCTATAGCGATGTAGGCGAAAAGTCTTTTATACCTACCAACCTAAGAATTGGAGCACGCTACACTCGAACCATTGGAGAAAAAAGCAAGATTTCGGGATTGCTCGAAACCTCAAAGCTACTTGTGCCATCTCCAAACATTGAGAACGGAATAGACAAGAATGCCGACAAAGGCGTAATTGATGGTATTTTCTCTTCATTTGGCGATGCTAAAGGCGGATTCAGCGAAGAACTTAAAGAGTTCGTTTATTCAATTGGTGCTGAATACAGCTACGCAAACATTTTTGCGCTCCGTACAGGCTACTTTCACGAAGCAGAAACCAAAGGAAATAGAAAGTTTTACACATTTGGAGTTGGAATCAACTACAAAGCCTTTACCGTTGACGCTTCATACCTCATACCTTCTAGTGGGGGAAGAAATAACCCGCTTGACAATACTTTCAGATTTTCAATAGGAGTTCAAATCCCAAGATAG
- a CDS encoding M23 family metallopeptidase, whose translation MAKIQYRFNPETLTFDIVAIPLKTRFAKGLVTFLVGFAIASVFMVIYGLFFDTPKSHNLRRQNAELRVKYELLNKRFDETDRILTDLQERDNTVYRSIFELDIIPEQVREAGSASSEKYEKLSGYENSDILIGASEKLDMLTRKVYLQSKSFDQVAVLAKSKEKMMLCVPAINPVALKGRLRLMENFGGRIDPVYRRWAYHEGIDISGPQGTPIYATGDGVVDLTEYSFRGYGNQILISHGFGYHTRYAHLTKVLVVPGQRVKRGEKIGLMGSTGKSTGSHLHYEVIVRGRPVNPVNYLSRDMELDEYESIIDNAPQTKSKGTDLSKSKKRRRR comes from the coding sequence ATGGCCAAAATACAATATCGATTCAATCCCGAAACGCTTACATTCGATATCGTAGCCATTCCTTTAAAAACTCGTTTTGCCAAAGGTCTCGTTACTTTTCTGGTGGGATTTGCCATTGCTTCGGTTTTTATGGTGATATATGGGCTTTTCTTTGATACGCCTAAGTCGCACAACCTACGCCGTCAGAACGCTGAACTTCGGGTTAAGTACGAGTTGCTCAATAAGCGGTTCGATGAAACAGACCGAATTCTAACTGATTTGCAGGAGCGCGATAATACCGTTTACCGCTCCATCTTTGAGTTGGACATAATTCCCGAACAGGTTCGAGAGGCCGGTTCTGCCTCTTCGGAGAAGTACGAAAAACTTTCTGGTTACGAAAACTCCGACATCCTTATAGGGGCATCCGAAAAATTGGATATGCTCACCCGCAAGGTTTACCTACAGTCCAAATCGTTCGATCAGGTTGCCGTGCTGGCCAAGAGCAAGGAAAAAATGATGCTTTGCGTACCGGCCATCAACCCGGTTGCGCTTAAGGGAAGGCTTAGGTTGATGGAAAACTTCGGTGGCCGTATTGACCCTGTATACCGTAGATGGGCCTACCACGAAGGAATCGACATCTCTGGTCCGCAGGGCACCCCAATATACGCTACCGGTGATGGGGTTGTTGATTTAACCGAATATTCGTTTAGAGGTTACGGCAATCAGATACTTATCAGCCACGGATTTGGATACCATACGCGCTATGCACACCTCACAAAAGTATTGGTTGTACCTGGTCAAAGGGTAAAGCGTGGCGAGAAAATTGGACTGATGGGAAGCACCGGAAAGTCTACAGGATCGCACCTCCACTATGAGGTTATTGTGCGTGGGCGACCTGTAAATCCTGTAAACTACTTGAGCCGTGACATGGAGTTGGACGAGTATGAAAGCATAATCGACAATGCTCCTCAAACGAAGAGTAAAGGGACGGATCTTTCTAAATCGAAAAAGAGAAGAAGAAGATGA
- a CDS encoding LemA family protein, with amino-acid sequence MKKTWIVLAAVAVFVLIMFLWFKNSYNKLVVMDENVKGKWSQVEAQYQRRADLIPNLVNTVKGYADFEKSTLTQVMEARAGATKVTVSPEKLDAKSIQEFQAAQNQVSSALGRLLAVAENYPNLKANQNFLDLQSQLEGTENRITVARNDFNNEVKTYNQTIRKFPQMIFASMFGFEKAAYFEADKGAEKAPEVKF; translated from the coding sequence ATGAAAAAGACTTGGATAGTATTAGCTGCAGTTGCAGTTTTTGTTCTTATCATGTTTTTATGGTTTAAAAACTCGTACAACAAGCTTGTTGTTATGGACGAGAATGTAAAGGGGAAATGGTCGCAAGTGGAGGCCCAGTATCAGAGAAGAGCAGACCTCATCCCTAACCTGGTAAACACCGTTAAAGGGTATGCCGATTTCGAAAAATCGACCTTAACTCAGGTTATGGAGGCTCGTGCAGGTGCAACAAAGGTAACCGTTAGCCCAGAGAAACTCGATGCGAAGAGCATCCAAGAGTTCCAAGCCGCACAGAACCAAGTTTCGTCAGCATTAGGAAGGTTGCTAGCTGTTGCCGAGAACTACCCAAATCTAAAGGCTAACCAAAACTTCCTCGATCTACAATCACAGCTCGAAGGTACCGAAAACAGAATCACGGTTGCCCGCAACGACTTTAACAACGAGGTAAAAACCTACAACCAAACCATCCGCAAATTTCCTCAAATGATATTTGCTTCGATGTTTGGATTCGAGAAAGCCGCCTACTTCGAAGCTGACAAAGGTGCCGAAAAAGCACCCGAAGTTAAGTTCTAA
- a CDS encoding Nif3-like dinuclear metal center hexameric protein: MTVKDVAKIVEQLAPVGYQEGYDNSGLSVGSPSMEVSGILLCFDVTEKVVDEAIALGANLIISHHPVIFSGLKSITGRSTVERIVLKAIQHNIALYAAHTNLDSVPRGINDKLCDILGLQNRQVLSPLKGQLVKIVTFVPQQQAQDVRDAMFAAGAGGIGSYDCCSFNSEGKGSFRASEGANPFVGKIGELHFEPEVRVEVVCPRIFVNGVVGAMVDAHPYEEVAYDIVPLENDYNKIGIGMVGELEEPIAASAFLELVKEKLGCSVLRYSNPNKSHVKKVAVCGGSGASLAGVAVAKGADVLVTGDVKYHAFLDYQEKLLLVDAGHFETEQFAIGIFYDFIREKIANFAVYKTEQVDNPVNYLYR, encoded by the coding sequence ATGACCGTAAAAGATGTTGCCAAAATTGTAGAGCAGCTAGCCCCTGTTGGCTATCAGGAGGGGTACGACAACTCGGGGTTAAGCGTTGGATCGCCTTCTATGGAGGTGTCTGGCATTCTTCTTTGCTTCGATGTCACCGAAAAGGTGGTAGACGAAGCTATAGCACTAGGGGCTAACCTTATTATCTCGCACCATCCGGTTATTTTTTCAGGACTTAAGAGCATAACGGGGCGCAGTACGGTTGAGCGTATCGTGCTCAAGGCTATTCAGCATAACATTGCGCTTTACGCGGCGCACACCAACCTCGATAGCGTTCCCAGAGGCATAAACGATAAGCTATGCGACATTTTGGGACTTCAAAATCGTCAGGTGCTTAGTCCGCTAAAGGGACAGCTGGTAAAGATCGTAACCTTTGTCCCCCAACAACAAGCGCAGGACGTTCGCGATGCAATGTTTGCTGCAGGAGCAGGAGGCATTGGTAGCTACGATTGCTGTAGCTTTAACTCTGAGGGGAAGGGGTCGTTTAGAGCATCCGAAGGGGCAAATCCGTTCGTAGGGAAAATAGGGGAACTGCACTTCGAACCAGAAGTTCGAGTTGAGGTAGTTTGTCCTCGAATCTTTGTTAATGGCGTTGTTGGGGCAATGGTAGATGCTCATCCCTACGAGGAGGTTGCCTACGACATTGTTCCCCTAGAGAACGACTACAACAAGATCGGAATAGGAATGGTTGGCGAGCTTGAAGAGCCTATTGCGGCTTCAGCCTTTCTGGAGCTGGTTAAGGAAAAGCTAGGATGCTCGGTGCTTCGCTACTCTAATCCCAATAAGTCGCACGTAAAAAAAGTGGCCGTATGCGGTGGAAGCGGGGCCTCGTTGGCTGGTGTAGCTGTTGCCAAAGGTGCAGATGTTCTTGTAACAGGTGATGTGAAGTACCACGCCTTTCTCGACTATCAGGAAAAGCTTCTGCTCGTTGATGCTGGTCATTTTGAAACAGAGCAATTTGCTATTGGTATTTTTTATGATTTTATTAGAGAAAAAATAGCTAATTTCGCGGTTTACAAGACCGAACAAGTTGATAACCCAGTAAATTACTTATATCGCTGA
- a CDS encoding TPM domain-containing protein: MKSQLLFSEKDQEAIVNAIKEAELNTSGEIRVHIEAHCKEKNVLDRAANVFAELGMHQTDLRNGVLFYLATADRKFAIIGDAGINKRVPTNFWECIKNTMANKFKEGLFTEGLTEGLLLAGEQLKKHFPRATDDVNELSDEISFGDSKE, encoded by the coding sequence ATGAAAAGCCAGCTGCTATTCAGCGAAAAAGATCAAGAGGCCATTGTTAACGCCATTAAGGAAGCAGAGCTAAACACCTCTGGTGAAATTCGGGTTCATATAGAAGCACACTGCAAGGAAAAAAACGTGCTCGATAGAGCTGCAAACGTATTTGCTGAGCTTGGAATGCACCAAACAGATCTCCGAAACGGAGTGCTCTTCTACCTTGCCACTGCCGATCGCAAGTTTGCCATTATTGGCGATGCAGGAATCAACAAAAGAGTTCCTACTAATTTTTGGGAGTGCATTAAAAATACGATGGCGAACAAGTTTAAGGAAGGGCTATTTACCGAAGGCCTTACGGAAGGCTTACTCCTAGCGGGAGAACAGCTAAAGAAGCACTTCCCTAGAGCAACCGACGATGTTAACGAGCTTTCCGATGAAATTTCCTTTGGCGATTCAAAGGAATAG
- a CDS encoding MerR family transcriptional regulator produces MPYKEKKVEKLFYSIGEVSEMLGVNPSLIRFWEKHFPIIKPQKNKKGNRLFTVKDIENLKLIYHLVKEKGMTLEGAQKRLKDNKEGEDRSFEVVDRLTKIKEMLLEVSSRLP; encoded by the coding sequence ATGCCTTACAAGGAAAAAAAAGTTGAGAAGCTGTTCTACAGCATCGGGGAAGTATCCGAGATGCTAGGGGTTAATCCTTCGCTTATTCGTTTTTGGGAGAAGCATTTCCCTATTATTAAACCTCAGAAGAATAAGAAGGGAAATAGGCTTTTTACAGTAAAGGATATTGAGAACCTAAAGCTTATCTACCATTTGGTAAAGGAAAAAGGGATGACCCTCGAAGGGGCTCAAAAACGGCTTAAGGATAACAAGGAGGGCGAAGATCGCAGCTTCGAAGTGGTCGATCGTCTTACAAAAATCAAGGAAATGCTGCTAGAGGTTAGCAGCCGCCTTCCGTAG
- a CDS encoding M23 family metallopeptidase has protein sequence MSKHKYLFNPESLSYQKVGPTLKKRIIRAAAILITAAVISTIYYTIYSFFFDTPVEKKLKHENKLLAKQYRELDKRFDRLQEVVGDLQTRDQNIYRVIFEAEPYKDSVFLAGGNYALRIEEIESKNNNELIEQSQTVLESVAAKQVPINLALLKRIDVISRAKGDSIRLIPSIIPLEQKDIRQLAAPMGVRIHPFYKTLKPHNGVDFTAPAGSPVLAAADGVVAKTDSRRSSGNSVLINHTNGYSTFYAHLGKIGVRNGQRVKKGMTIGSVGSSGMSVAPHLHYEVLKNNRPVNPVHFFFADISPSDYHKLIQKVSQSGQSLD, from the coding sequence ATGAGCAAGCACAAATACCTATTCAACCCCGAGTCGTTGAGCTACCAAAAGGTGGGGCCAACGCTCAAGAAGCGGATTATTCGTGCTGCGGCGATTCTAATTACGGCAGCAGTAATATCTACCATCTACTATACTATCTACTCGTTTTTCTTTGATACGCCAGTAGAGAAGAAGCTAAAGCACGAAAATAAGCTGCTCGCCAAGCAGTATCGCGAACTCGACAAGCGTTTTGATAGGTTGCAGGAGGTTGTTGGCGATTTGCAAACTCGCGACCAAAATATCTATCGGGTGATCTTTGAGGCTGAACCCTACAAGGATAGCGTATTCTTGGCCGGGGGAAACTATGCCTTAAGGATAGAGGAAATAGAAAGCAAGAATAATAACGAGCTGATAGAGCAGAGTCAGACCGTATTGGAATCGGTCGCTGCAAAACAGGTACCAATAAATCTAGCTCTTCTAAAGCGAATTGATGTAATATCGAGAGCAAAAGGTGACTCCATTAGGCTTATTCCTTCTATAATTCCGCTTGAGCAGAAGGATATACGCCAGCTTGCCGCACCTATGGGGGTTCGCATACACCCTTTTTACAAAACATTAAAGCCGCATAATGGTGTCGATTTTACGGCACCAGCAGGATCGCCAGTTCTGGCGGCTGCCGATGGGGTAGTGGCGAAAACCGACAGCCGTCGTTCGAGTGGAAATTCTGTATTGATAAACCATACCAACGGGTACAGCACTTTTTACGCGCACTTAGGAAAAATAGGAGTTCGAAATGGGCAGCGAGTTAAAAAAGGGATGACAATTGGCTCTGTTGGCAGCTCCGGCATGAGCGTTGCACCTCATCTTCACTACGAAGTTTTAAAAAATAATCGTCCAGTTAATCCAGTGCATTTCTTTTTTGCCGATATTAGTCCTTCCGATTACCACAAGCTTATCCAAAAGGTAAGCCAGAGTGGGCAGAGTTTAGACTAA
- a CDS encoding TPM domain-containing protein, translating to MKLLYTLLFVLASALASFGQNLPERPNPPQMVNDFANLLTPQEQQQLETKLRAYNDSTSTQIAIVTVPTLDGYDISEYAFALGRKWGIGQKGKNNGLLILIKPRVGSEKGKVFIATGYGMEGAIPDARSNRLTDEVLIPAFRRNQYYQGLDEATTAIIQMAKGEYKADRKGAGKEVSPLSSVLVFIIIAIVFGIVAAASRARRNASSVYTSAGHHTSSLPWWLLLMGMGSSFGGGHRSSGGWSDFSGGGGFGGGSDFGGFGGGDFGGGGAGGDW from the coding sequence ATGAAACTACTATACACGCTGCTATTCGTTTTGGCATCTGCGCTTGCATCGTTTGGGCAAAATCTACCCGAAAGGCCAAATCCGCCCCAAATGGTAAACGACTTTGCCAACTTGCTCACCCCTCAAGAACAGCAGCAGCTGGAAACGAAGCTCAGAGCATACAACGACTCAACTTCTACTCAAATAGCCATTGTAACCGTGCCCACACTGGATGGTTACGACATCAGCGAGTACGCGTTTGCGCTAGGACGCAAGTGGGGAATCGGGCAAAAAGGCAAGAATAACGGCCTCTTAATCCTTATTAAACCTAGAGTTGGCAGCGAAAAAGGGAAAGTCTTTATCGCTACCGGCTACGGAATGGAAGGTGCCATTCCCGATGCCCGAAGCAATAGGCTTACCGATGAGGTACTGATTCCTGCTTTTAGAAGAAATCAGTACTACCAGGGATTGGATGAGGCCACAACCGCCATCATTCAGATGGCCAAGGGCGAGTATAAGGCCGATAGGAAAGGCGCGGGAAAAGAAGTATCGCCGCTGTCATCCGTACTCGTATTCATTATAATAGCGATAGTGTTTGGCATTGTTGCTGCGGCTAGTCGAGCCCGAAGAAATGCAAGCTCGGTTTACACCTCTGCAGGACACCATACTAGCAGCCTTCCTTGGTGGCTTCTTCTAATGGGCATGGGCAGTAGTTTCGGAGGAGGACATCGTAGTTCGGGCGGATGGAGCGACTTTAGCGGAGGCGGAGGCTTTGGCGGAGGAAGCGACTTCGGCGGCTTTGGCGGCGGAGACTTCGGCGGCGGCGGCGCTGGTGGAGACTGGTAG